A genomic segment from Acyrthosiphon pisum isolate AL4f chromosome A3, pea_aphid_22Mar2018_4r6ur, whole genome shotgun sequence encodes:
- the LOC100160573 gene encoding uncharacterized protein LOC100160573 precursor, whose amino-acid sequence MITAVHCSALLCMMVACGHVLAYPYNGNNMQWSNHGAGAMGHHHQQPGFGGNSGQQRGYGGGAGFGGGNFGQASAFGGQSRWQSAGYGGQQQGAEAYQTNVFNEPDRYGYDYTMPGATVHFLMYKKQGNRGSGSNHNNHGVDSSGWDKRY is encoded by the exons ATGATCACCGCTGTACACTGTTCG GCATTGCTGTGCATGATGGTCGCATGTGGTCACGTCCTGGCGTATCCGTACAACGGTAACAACATGCAATGGTCGAACCACGGGGCTGGTGCGATGGGGCACCACCACCAGCAGCCAGGGTTTGGCGGCAATTCGGGCCAACAACGCGGGTATGGCGGTGGGGCAGGATTCGGCGGCGGCAATTTTGGGCAAGCTTCGGCGTTCGGTGGACAATCACGGTGGCAGTCGGCCGGTTACGGTGGACAGCAGCAGGGAGCCGAGGCCTACCAGACGAACGTTTTCAACGAACCAGACCGGTACGGATATGATTACACGATGCCTGGAGCCACTGTACATTTCTTGATGTATAAAAAAC AAGGAAACAGAGGATCCGGaagtaatcataataatcatgGCGTAGATTCAAGTGGCTGGGACAAACGTTATTAA